The Daphnia magna isolate NIES linkage group LG6, ASM2063170v1.1, whole genome shotgun sequence genome segment AGTCGTTTCCTGAACTTTCCTCGTCAGATAACTTTTAATCATGTTACATAACCATGTTTTTAATAGTATTAAGGGCTAAGTGGCCGCCGCAGCAATCCATAACCAACAAGATAAGTTGAAACGAGGACTTTTTTGTGTTAAAAATCAAGTGATTTTCTACACTGACGAagcactttttaaaaatcagttaCCACCAAACgaacaaggaaaaaaatttatgcaaTTGTAATACGTCAGTGACGCTTCGAATTTTCCCTCGCGTATGTATGACGATTGATCAAGTTAGCTAAGAGAGATGGTGATAACACATTTCCCCCATAATAAGTTGACGCATACGACTTAAGAGGTCTATAATTAAGAATTATATAATTACCTCCCGACGATGAGCAACTCGATATCAGAAGGATTTTTTCGAATCCGGGTCCAAATGTCCATGGTGAAAATGGTTGAAGATGAGTTGAAAATTGAAGTCAAAGAGCTCATTAAAGCGGCCAGCATGACGGACAACATCAAACCGGTCAATCCTGTAGCATTGAGCAAAAGGTGTAGTAGGCTATCGGTAGACATCAATCAAATTACATACCTGGAGGCAACAAATTGATCACGAGCTCAGCGTAAGCGATATTTGTGCATCCAGCCTGGCTTCCACAGATTTTTTCGCACACCTGTGGATCAGCGCAGGCAACCCTATTCGTGTAGAGCACTCGCGAAGCCATTCCGGGGAAAATGATGATAAATAGCGGAAGGATTTTCAGAAAACTGGCCATGATACAGCCTCCCTTCGCGTGATTCATGCTTTTCGCCGCCAAAGTTCGTTGAACGATAACCTAGTAAACCATAAAAGGCATACGCAATCTTCAGTTTAAAAATAACAGGACACGAAAAGGAATACACGCATTACCTGATCGGAGCACCAATACCAGATGGACGAAATGGTAACACCAAAGATGACGCCAGTCCATGGTAATTCCGGTGACTTGATGCTTTTGAAAAGGTGCATCGCATCGGGCGGAATATTTGCGCACGATCTGTTGTTCAGATCATAAGCAGTGTAGGTTTCATTCGGGTACGACATGAAAAATTTGCGAATCAACTCGTTGTAACCACCGACTTCGACGAAAGCTGTTGAtaacaaacagaaaacaaattcGTAATGATTTTCACAATCGGTCGAGGTTCGATAAAACGTAATATGGCAAAGATTTATGTTACCCATGCCCATCAAAATGAAAGATCCAATCAACATAATGATGGTTTGCACGAAATCTGTCCAAATAACAGCCGTCAATCCTCCGGTGATGGTAAAGAGTGCTGCAATGGCTAGAAGAATCAAGATAGAGACGTAAATCCCTGCGTCTCCTTCCAAACCCATTGCTTGTTGAATAAAAATGGCTCCGGAAAACAAATctgcctaaaaaaaaaaaataataatatttttgaaatcattttaACTTGTATCATTTGAAGTAACCAAATAAATGGTACCGAAATTTTGGTAAAAACGTATAGGAGAAGGGCTAGAACGGAAAGGTAGACACGAATCCGCTGTCCGCCAAATCTTAGTCGCAGGTATTCCGGCATAGTGTAAACACCGCTGGCTGTTTGGCAAAACTCCAGTTAAAGTAAATTATTCAGATAGCGTGAGATCATTTCGCCAGCTGGCACTTACCCATGTAGACAGGAACAAAGACGTAACCCAAAAGAATCAGAATAAACATGGCCTGTTGACACGGAAAACCCAATACGTCACATTAATCGTCGTACTTGATCAATAAGTGAGGTTAGCTTTTTGGAATTACGTTTAATTCGAATGCCGCATTGCCAATTCCGGAAGCCGCACCCGATCCAGAAAGTCCAACAAAATGCCCTGATCCGATATTGCTTGCAAATAATGAAGCTCCTACCTAGTGAATTTTACGTTTCAATTAAGAAATTATCACATCCATTATGAAACCAAGAACAAAAATTGAGTGAAAACCTAATTACCGGAATCCAGTGCATATTTCTCGATGCCAGAAAATAGCCGCTAATGCTGTCTTGCTTATTAGAACGGCCAGACTATCGTACACAAAAATTATACAATCATAAATATTAACGAATAGGTTAATCCATTGTATAACTCACGGGATATAAGATAACTGATTTATTATAAACATCATATTTCCCAAGTTGCTCTCGAGTGTGGTCTACTGTTTACCTGCCGTGTGTTGTAAACATTGATATCAGGGAAAGTACCACTTTCCCTGGATTAAACGGATGCGAGAAATCAACATTACGAAACTCGCTAATGACGACGCTCGCGCACGAATGTCATCGTCTGCTTTTGATAACGAGAGAACAAACAGCACATACGTGAACTGTATACCATTAATCTCCCTTTCGTAATGTGACTTTTGAAGTTTCTGCTGACATGACGGTAAACGGTAAAGGGacttttcttatttaaaacaacaaatagATGATGCCGTGAGCTTAGTGGCAAAAGATAATGTGTTACTAAACCAAACTGAAATTGATGAGACTCTAGATATATCTCGATTAACACACAATGCCAGTGCTGACAGGAGATACAtaaatccaaaagaaaaacatggcaAAGGGAAACAATCAGCCATTGCTTATGTTCTTGGTCCTGCATTGTCGATGTTGATATTCGTACAACGCTCTCAAACAGTGCGATTTGAAACAATGACTGAAATTCGACCCAAACGTATTACAACTATTTGAGCTGTAAATATTTGATGAACCAACTTTCACGACATGGGGAAAAACCACGTAAAAACCCACCGCTTTCCTAAAAGGGACAGAGCTCGTCTCAGCCTAGACAAGTGCCCTTTTcaaatctttctttttaatcaATGTCTCAAGTGAAATGTTTTTGCAGTTGCAtaaaaaaagtcaaaatttcagtgctaaaaattttttaagtaaaatatTACCCACAGTCCTACGGCGAGAATCCCCACGAAGTagatagctaaaaaaaatgaaataaacaagttAATAATTAGTCTGGAATTTGTCGtcgaacaaaataaaacaattgcgttatttaaaaaaaagagaatagtTACCTATGACAACATAATCTGGCCATTCCAGCGAAGACGAAACAGATAGAGGTGAATCCTCTTTGTCCATTATTCCGAAATGTCAATTGCACTTTCAAAATCAGTGACCTCGTCTGCGAAACCAATTTGTACCTATAATTATTATATGGGGGCAAAGATgaatgacataaaaaaatatagacgTTTGAGACCGCGAATCGACAAGTGAGTATTAGACGAAGAGATGGGCCAACTGGACACACGTGAACCAGACGTGTTGTATTAATACTGTGGTATCCGACTTTTTGTGTTTCTCAATTCGTTGGAAACCCACGTTAGTCCATTgctgaagtaaaaaaaaaagtgggtggAGCGTCGAGTATGGACATACCTGTTGCTGCAGGGGCTACAGGCACGCAAATCGAATTCGAACCATCGTGAAGGTCGGTTTGGTGTTTAAATAGGACCGACCTTGTCCCGACTATGCTTCGAGCATTGTGAACATCGCACAAACGCAAAATGACGCTCTGTTACttcatttcctctttttcttctcaacATTTTATGTTTTCAGGTAGCCAGTTAAAAGACTGCGTAGCACAAAGCGCAATTGCACAAGTCCCGCCGATCACCGTTGGCTTTAACTAGGT includes the following:
- the LOC116924775 gene encoding sodium/glucose cotransporter 1 isoform X2, whose amino-acid sequence is MDKEDSPLSVSSSLEWPDYVVIAIYFVGILAVGLWSGRSNKQDSISGYFLASRNMHWIPVGASLFASNIGSGHFVGLSGSGAASGIGNAAFELNAMFILILLGYVFVPVYMASGVYTMPEYLRLRFGGQRIRVYLSVLALLLYVFTKISADLFSGAIFIQQAMGLEGDAGIYVSILILLAIAALFTITGGLTAVIWTDFVQTIIMLIGSFILMGMAFVEVGGYNELIRKFFMSYPNETYTAYDLNNRSCANIPPDAMHLFKSIKSPELPWTGVIFGVTISSIWYWCSDQVIVQRTLAAKSMNHAKGGCIMASFLKILPLFIIIFPGMASRVLYTNRVACADPQVCEKICGSQAGCTNIAYAELVINLLPPGLTGLMLSVMLAALMSSLTSIFNSSSTIFTMDIWTRIRKNPSDIELLIVGRLFVLVLVAISILWIPVIQASQGGQLFVYIQNITSYLAPPVCAVYLLAFFVPRTTEQGAFWGLMVGLIVGLIRFGLEFGYVIPPCGTGLPDPRPEIIKKIVGNVHYLHFGCILFVISLVTTVLVSLITEPIDEKYLYRLTFWTRHSSQVRSALEDNENLDTSPKETTPIMDADSSTSASNDSVNELNEPKPVVGNSVDLPVWRKAINCLCGVETQKASQDTVTVATAVIDPKQEALMASEFIKEDPKWLRFVNTNAILVMSVSAFMWAWYA
- the LOC116924775 gene encoding sodium/glucose cotransporter 1 isoform X1, with amino-acid sequence MDKEDSPLSVSSSLEWPDYVVIAIYFVGILAVGLWSGRSNKQDSISGYFLASRNMHWIPVGASLFASNIGSGHFVGLSGSGAASGIGNAAFELNAMFILILLGYVFVPVYMASGVYTMPEYLRLRFGGQRIRVYLSVLALLLYVFTKISADLFSGAIFIQQAMGLEGDAGIYVSILILLAIAALFTITGGLTAVIWTDFVQTIIMLIGSFILMGMAFVEVGGYNELIRKFFMSYPNETYTAYDLNNRSCANIPPDAMHLFKSIKSPELPWTGVIFGVTISSIWYWCSDQVIVQRTLAAKSMNHAKGGCIMASFLKILPLFIIIFPGMASRVLYTNRVACADPQVCEKICGSQAGCTNIAYAELVINLLPPGLTGLMLSVMLAALMSSLTSIFNSSSTIFTMDIWTRIRKNPSDIELLIVGRVSCLLLVAIGVLWVPIIQNAAGSQLFTYMQQVQNILSPPVSAVFLLAFFWPRTTEPGAFWGLMVGLIVGLIRFGLEFGYVIPPCGTGLPDPRPEIIKKIVGNVHYLHFGCILFVISLVTTVLVSLITEPIDEKYLYRLTFWTRHSSQVRSALEDNENLDTSPKETTPIMDADSSTSASNDSVNELNEPKPVVGNSVDLPVWRKAINCLCGVETQKASQDTVTVATAVIDPKQEALMASEFIKEDPKWLRFVNTNAILVMSVSAFMWAWYA
- the LOC116924775 gene encoding sodium/glucose cotransporter 1 isoform X3, giving the protein MDKEDSPLSVSSSLEWPDYVVIAIYFVGILAVGLWSGRSNKQDSISGYFLASRNMHWIPVGASLFASNIGSGHFVGLSGSGAASGIGNAAFELNAMFILILLGYVFVPVYMASGVYTMPEYLRLRFGGQRIRVYLSVLALLLYVFTKISADLFSGAIFIQQAMGLEGDAGIYVSILILLAIAALFTITGGLTAVIWTDFVQTIIMLIGSFILMGMAFVEVGGYNELIRKFFMSYPNETYTAYDLNNRSCANIPPDAMHLFKSIKSPELPWTGVIFGVTISSIWYWCSDQVIVQRTLAAKSMNHAKGGCIMASFLKILPLFIIIFPGMASRVLYTNRVACADPQVCEKICGSQAGCTNIAYAELVINLLPPGLTGLMLSVMLAALMSSLTSIFNSSSTIFTMDIWTRIRKNPSDIELLIVGRLFVLVLVAISILWIPVIQASQGGQLFVYIQNITSYLAPPVCAVYLLAFFVPRTTEQGAFWGLMVGLIVGLIRFGLEFGYVIPPCGTGLPDPRPEIIKKIVGNVHYLHFGCILFVISLVTTVLVSLITEPIDEKYLYRLTFWTRHSSQVRSALEDNENLDTSPKETTPIMDADSSTSASNDSVNELNEPKPVVGNSDLPVWRKAINCLCGVETQKASQDTVTVATAVIDPKQEALMASEFIKEDPKWLRFVNTNAILVMSVSAFMWAWYA